In a genomic window of Nostoc sp. UHCC 0870:
- a CDS encoding SDR family oxidoreductase translates to MKGLKGKNALITGASSGIGQAIAIRLAQEGCNIAINYRKSPEGAENTEEMAMQKACGDVKNCGVKSVLIQGDVSQESDIVEMVNTVVDKLGSLDILVNNAGIQTECPSHEVTTADFDRVIGVNLRGAYLCTRETIKHFLSRNQPGNIINISSVHEIIPRPMYVSYSISKGGMENMTKTLALEYANRSIRVNAIAPGATVTPMNEEWVNDPDKKAVVESHIPMGRAGTSEEMAAAVAFLASDEAAYITGQTLFIDGGLTLYADFREAWSA, encoded by the coding sequence ATGAAAGGATTAAAAGGTAAAAATGCTCTGATTACAGGAGCAAGTTCAGGTATCGGACAAGCGATTGCCATTCGTCTGGCTCAAGAAGGCTGTAATATTGCCATTAATTACCGCAAAAGTCCCGAAGGTGCGGAAAATACTGAAGAAATGGCAATGCAAAAGGCTTGTGGAGATGTCAAAAATTGTGGTGTTAAGTCTGTACTGATACAGGGTGATGTCTCTCAAGAATCAGACATCGTGGAAATGGTCAATACTGTCGTTGATAAGTTGGGTAGTCTTGATATTCTAGTCAACAATGCGGGAATTCAAACTGAATGCCCATCCCACGAAGTCACGACCGCAGACTTTGACCGGGTGATTGGGGTCAATTTACGAGGTGCTTACCTATGCACCCGTGAAACTATCAAACATTTCCTCTCCCGAAATCAGCCAGGAAACATCATTAATATTTCCAGCGTTCACGAAATTATTCCCCGCCCGATGTATGTCAGCTACTCCATTAGCAAAGGCGGGATGGAAAACATGACCAAAACTCTGGCGTTGGAGTATGCAAACCGAAGTATTCGAGTAAATGCGATCGCACCTGGCGCAACTGTCACTCCTATGAATGAAGAGTGGGTTAACGACCCAGACAAGAAAGCAGTTGTAGAAAGTCACATCCCGATGGGTCGGGCGGGAACTTCAGAAGAAATGGCCGCAGCCGTAGCTTTTTTAGCGTCTGATGAAGCAGCATACATCACCGGACAAACACTATTTATTGATGGTGGATTGACACTATATGCAGACTTCCGAGAAGCTTGGTCAGCTTGA
- a CDS encoding fasciclin domain-containing protein, translated as MKKFANFAASILLLPVFAACAPNDTAEVPPAPIATAPPVADVTPEPATPDATVNENIPDVVKANPSLKTLSSLIDQAGLRDKLNDAGPYTLFAPSDEAFAAVPEETRARLLKPENRQLLIQVLTYHVVPGNLTANQLRSQEVKTLANNPLNIQVAQDQVRVNDARVTQPDIEARNGVIHIIDRVLLPPMTQ; from the coding sequence ATGAAAAAGTTTGCGAACTTTGCCGCAAGTATTCTGTTACTGCCAGTTTTTGCCGCTTGTGCGCCCAACGATACGGCTGAAGTACCTCCTGCTCCTATTGCTACTGCACCGCCTGTTGCAGATGTAACGCCTGAGCCTGCAACCCCTGATGCAACTGTGAATGAAAACATTCCAGATGTTGTCAAAGCTAATCCTTCATTGAAAACACTGTCCAGTCTGATTGATCAAGCAGGTTTAAGAGATAAATTAAATGATGCTGGCCCTTACACCTTATTTGCGCCTTCTGACGAGGCTTTTGCCGCAGTTCCAGAGGAGACAAGAGCGCGACTATTAAAACCAGAAAACCGCCAACTTCTCATACAGGTTTTAACATATCACGTTGTTCCAGGCAATCTTACTGCTAATCAACTTCGATCGCAAGAGGTAAAAACTCTTGCTAATAACCCGCTAAATATTCAAGTTGCTCAAGACCAAGTGAGAGTGAATGATGCTCGTGTCACACAGCCTGATATTGAAGCTAGAAATGGTGTCATCCATATAATTGACCGAGTGCTTCTACCACCAATGACTCAATAG